In the genome of Pseudorca crassidens isolate mPseCra1 chromosome 14, mPseCra1.hap1, whole genome shotgun sequence, one region contains:
- the MPV17 gene encoding protein Mpv17 isoform X1, with amino-acid sequence MALWRAYQRALTAHPWKVQVLTAGSLMGLGDVISQQLVERRGLQAHKTGRTLTMVSVGCGFVGPVVGGWYKVLDRLIPGTTKVDALKKMLLDQGGFAPCFLGCFLSLVGTLNGLSAQDNWAKLQQDYPDALITNYYLWPAVQLANFYLVPLHYREDLAPQSLSPSHLGSLPLMACLQGQGYSLG; translated from the exons ATGGCACTTTGGCGGGCATACCAGCGGGCTCTGACTGCTCACCCGTGGAAAGTACAGGTCCTGACAGCTG GGTCTCTGATGGGCCTGGGTGATGTTATCTCACAGCAGCTGGTGGAGAGGCGAGGTCTGCAGGCACACAAGACTGGCCGGACCCTGACCATGGTCTCCGTGGGCTGTGGCTTTGTG GGCCCTGTAGTAGGAGGCTGGTACAAGGTTTTGGACCGGCTCATCCCTGGCACCACCAAGGTGGATGCACTAAAGAAGATGCTGTTGGATCAG GGGGGCTTTGCCCCATGTTTTCTGGGCTGTTTCCTCTCACTGGTAGGGACACTCAATGGACTGTCAGCCCAGGACAATTGGGCCAAACTCCAGCAG GATTATCCTGATGCTCTCATCACCAACTACTAT CTCTGGCCTGCTGTGCAGTTAGCCAACTTCTACCTGGTCCCTCTTCATTACAG GGAGGATCTTGCTCCACAGTCCTTGTCTCCATCCCACCTGGGCTCTCTACCTTTGATGGCATGTCTGCAGGGGCAGGGCTACAGCCTAGGTTAG
- the MPV17 gene encoding protein Mpv17 isoform X3 codes for MALWRAYQRALTAHPWKVQVLTAGSLMGLGDVISQQLVERRGLQAHKTGRTLTMVSVGCGFVGPVVGGWYKVLDRLIPGTTKVDALKKMLLDQGGFAPCFLGCFLSLVGTLNGLSAQDNWAKLQQDYPDALITNYYVGCRPVCCCYLELLPVLEGTSALSLPHSIISSLQ; via the exons ATGGCACTTTGGCGGGCATACCAGCGGGCTCTGACTGCTCACCCGTGGAAAGTACAGGTCCTGACAGCTG GGTCTCTGATGGGCCTGGGTGATGTTATCTCACAGCAGCTGGTGGAGAGGCGAGGTCTGCAGGCACACAAGACTGGCCGGACCCTGACCATGGTCTCCGTGGGCTGTGGCTTTGTG GGCCCTGTAGTAGGAGGCTGGTACAAGGTTTTGGACCGGCTCATCCCTGGCACCACCAAGGTGGATGCACTAAAGAAGATGCTGTTGGATCAG GGGGGCTTTGCCCCATGTTTTCTGGGCTGTTTCCTCTCACTGGTAGGGACACTCAATGGACTGTCAGCCCAGGACAATTGGGCCAAACTCCAGCAG GATTATCCTGATGCTCTCATCACCAACTACTAT GTTGGCTGTCGTCCAGTGTGTTGCTGTTATCTGGAACTCCTACCTGTCCTGGAAGGCACATCGGCTCTAAGTCTGCCTCACTCCATCATTTCAAGCTTGCAGTGA
- the MPV17 gene encoding protein Mpv17 isoform X2, translated as MALWRAYQRALTAHPWKVQVLTAGSLMGLGDVISQQLVERRGLQAHKTGRTLTMVSVGCGFVGPVVGGWYKVLDRLIPGTTKVDALKKMLLDQGGFAPCFLGCFLSLVGTLNGLSAQDNWAKLQQDYPDALITNYYLWPAVQLANFYLVPLHYRLAVVQCVAVIWNSYLSWKAHRL; from the exons ATGGCACTTTGGCGGGCATACCAGCGGGCTCTGACTGCTCACCCGTGGAAAGTACAGGTCCTGACAGCTG GGTCTCTGATGGGCCTGGGTGATGTTATCTCACAGCAGCTGGTGGAGAGGCGAGGTCTGCAGGCACACAAGACTGGCCGGACCCTGACCATGGTCTCCGTGGGCTGTGGCTTTGTG GGCCCTGTAGTAGGAGGCTGGTACAAGGTTTTGGACCGGCTCATCCCTGGCACCACCAAGGTGGATGCACTAAAGAAGATGCTGTTGGATCAG GGGGGCTTTGCCCCATGTTTTCTGGGCTGTTTCCTCTCACTGGTAGGGACACTCAATGGACTGTCAGCCCAGGACAATTGGGCCAAACTCCAGCAG GATTATCCTGATGCTCTCATCACCAACTACTAT CTCTGGCCTGCTGTGCAGTTAGCCAACTTCTACCTGGTCCCTCTTCATTACAG GTTGGCTGTCGTCCAGTGTGTTGCTGTTATCTGGAACTCCTACCTGTCCTGGAAGGCACATCGGCTCTAA
- the UCN gene encoding urocortin — protein sequence MRPAGRAALLAALLLLAQLRPGSSQWSPEAAAAGVQDPSLPWSPGTRNHGGGARALLLLLAERFPRRAGQGRWGSAITGERPRRDDPPLSIDLTFHLLRTLLELARTQSQRERAEQNRIIFDSVGK from the coding sequence ATGAGGCCGGCGGGACGCGCGGCGCTGCTGGCGGCGCTGCTGCTCCTGGCACAGCTGCGCCCGGGGAGCAGCCAGTGGAGcccggaggcggcggcggccggggTCCAGGACCCAAGTCTGCCCTGGAGCCCTGGGACACGGAACCACGGTGGAGGGGCCCGCGCGCTCCTCTTGCTGCTGGCGGAGCGCTTCCCGCGCCGCGCGGGACAGGGCCGATGGGGATCCGCGATCACAGGCGAGCGGCCGCGACGGGACGACCCTCCGCTGTCCATTGACCTCACCTTCCACCTGCTACGGACCCTGCTGGAGCTGGCGCGGACGCAGAGCCAGAGGGAGCGCGCCGAGCAGAACCGCATCATATTCGACTCGGTGGGCAAGTGA